The segment ATCAACCCCTAACGCTTCTGATCTTGGGGATTTTGTATCGCTGCGGGCGACTGGATGAAAGGATCTTTCCCTTGCGGGGTTCTCAAATCAGGTTTGAAATTTACGATCGACTTTGCCGGTGGTTATTGGGAGAAACATGGGACGGCATCTCAGCTAGCGATAGCCTGTCGATTTCCGTTCGAGAAGGTTTGCCCAATAGCGGTCGCACTCCAGAAGCGATCGCATCTTTGCTGGAGGGTCGGTCTGTCCAACAAGTTCGCCAACAAATGCAAGTCGCGGCTCTGATTTTACTGCAAAGCGGTCGTAACTGCTGCACGGAAAGCGCCGTTTCTACCCGTTTGGCGAGCGAATTTTCGGAGGGTGCTGCTATTTCCGGCTTACCTGCTTTTTACTTTCGCAGATGCGATCGCAGCAAAGCAGGCCATGTGGTGAACAATTTTTCTGCCTCCCTTTCCCATTCCGCCAAACTTTCTTTTTTTCATGCCAAGTTGGGAGAATATTTTTGCGCCGAAGCTTTAGCCGAAAAGTTGAAATCTTTGGCTTGCAGAGTGGCGGATGCTTACGGGGAAGTTATCTTTGCGATCGACTCGCCTTCTCGCGTCGCTCAACAGATTTATAGTTTATTGGGTTACGGCATACTTTCGGCTGAAATTGAAGAAATGATCGTTGAGCGTCTGCGGCGAGAAGAAGCACGCGATCGCACATCGTTTTCTTTCGCTATTTTGTTAGAACGGCTCAACAGTTTCTGGACTGCTTACTGTCGAGGGCGATGGTTAGATGAAGGGTTGGCTCATACAGCACGCTCTGGGTTACAATCTTTGGGCAATCCCCTCAATGTTTTGCAAATTGATGCAGTTGTGGGACTCAATCTTTTTCAGTTGCTGTGTGCTTGTCACCGAGAAGCACAAATTCCTTTTTCTCCTTGTGGGGAAGCACAAGTTACAGAAGAATTCGATGCCGATCGATTGCTTACTTTAATCGGTCGCACGGCGGTTTTATCGCCAGATACTTTCTGGGCGCGATCGAGAGGCAGTTTGATGTACTTGAATTTATCTAAAACTTGTTTAAATGATGTTGTTTTGCCAGGGGCTAACTTCTGGAAAACAAATTTCTTTGGCGCTGAGTTAGCGGGTGTCAATTTTGCTGGCGCAAATCTTCAGGAAACTAACTTATCTTGGACAAATCTTACGGATGCTAATCTTTCCGGTACCAATCTTTCTGCCGCTAAGCTGGAAGGAGCTAATTTGACAGGTGCCAATCTCTTGGGCGCAAATCTCCAGTTAGCCAGTCTTACTAATGCTTGTTTGTTTGAGGCTCAGTTGGATGAAGCTGCTAAAGATTTGGCGGAAAAAAGTGGTGCCCTCTTTTCTTTACAACAGTATACAGCTTGTCAGCAAGCTCTCGCTTCTCTGGAAAGCAGCACCAGGCAAACACCAACGATTGCTAAAAACATCATAGTCAATCAAACTGATGATGCTGACTCGACTCTACTTCTGATTGAGCGTAGCGAAGGAGCAACTGACGACCCCAATCAAAGCGGTATGGATGGTAATGATGAAACTATGTTTTTGTAAAGGGGCTAGGGAAGAGGGAACAGGGGAGAGGGGAGAGGGTAAAGGAAAAGATTTATTCTTCCGCGCCCCTGCGCCCCCTAGAGCGCCAGTCCAGTAAAAGTGGTTGACAAAAATAACGAAATATCTGTTATGTAGGGGCGTTCGCGTAGCGTGCCGGAGGCATTAGCATTTGGGCGACAATCGATCGCCATCGGCAACAATTTTTCTATCCAAATGCAACGCCGTCGCCGAGGTTTCTATAGAAATACACACCTTATTTGTTTTGTCAACCTCTTTTACTGGACTGGCGCTCTAGCCCCTAATTGGGCTCTTCCGTACTTGAAGTGATAATAAAATGTAATGAATGCTTTGGAAAGCCTGTCATACAAGCGTTATAGCTTTCGTAGAGGTACAAAATCTAACTTATTAGTTTTAGACCCTTGAGTTTCCCTCTGCTCAAGCCAACCGGCAAATTGATTAGCAAAATTTATCACACTAAGTACGGGAGAGCGAAGGGTTTATGGCAGCGGATTGCATATAAATTGCTAGTGCCTAATGATTAATTTTTATGAAAAAATAATCATTAAGGATTAGCGATATGCTAATAACTATTGCTGGTTTGATTTTGCTTCCCCTATGCGATAACCGTAAAAATTAATGCTGTAATCGGTAATTTTCACTCCCGTTTGTTGCTCAATTTGCTTGAGCAACTCTTCAGGAAGTTCTACGTACACATCCAAGATTTGATTTGTATCCATACAATTGACGTGGCTGTGAGAATCGCTGATATTACCGTACAGACGACCGTCCGAGCGCTCAACACACTCTATAATTCCTTGTGCCGATAGGGCTTCCAAGTTTTGATAAACAGAAGTATGACCGATATTTTTACCCAGCAAATTGAGGCGGTTATAAATTTCGCGGGCAGATAGGTGTTCTTGCGCTTGCCAAAGCAATTCTAATATAAATCGACGCTGACGGCTCAAGCGCATTCCCATTGCTTGACATTTTTCTAGGGCATCTTCTAAAGAACGGATTGGCTTAGTAGCAATCTGAGTGGAACCTTGCTCCGATTCTCGCCGAATCACTTCATTTTCCATAGTTAAGTCTCTTGATTTCTATTGCTAAGTTTCTAATATGTTTAGATTTTAACTTCGGTACTATCTTCCGGGTTAGGGCATTCGGGATAGGTAGGAACTAGGTTTACTGCATCTGCTGGCATTTAGCGCGATCGCCAAACGTCACAGTAACATATTCCCAGCTACCGCCCCGGAGAAGTTTGCAGGCTTGGCAAATTTGGTGTTTGCAAGCTTTTCTCCATTAAAATAAACTCATTACCACTTTAGCTTAAATAAAAAGATTGTTCAATGACTATTGCGATCGCTGTCAACTCGGACTATCTCAACAACTTGGATCTCTCCCCTGCCGAAAGGGTTATTGAAAAATTACTGCAAGAAGGGGCGATCGCATCTAGCGAACAGCAGTTGCACTTTGAGATTGACTACACCCGCGAAGAAACAGATCCGCGAGAGCTCTCAGAAATTCCGGAAGTGCGGCTGTGGTTTGTCAGACTGGACGCTCGCTATCCCTGGTTGCCGTTTTTATTGGATTGGAAAGCAGGCGAACTAGCCCGCTACGCAGCGATGCTGGTGCCGCACCAGTTCAGCCGCAAAGATGGCATCCAGTACAATCCAGAAGCCTTAGAAATCTTCGTGATGGCAAAGTTATTTGTCTTAACGGATTGGATGAAAAATCGTGGAGTGGAAAGTCGATCGCGCTTAAAGTCAATGGCTCAGATGTTCGGCTACGAACTGGATGATGGCTTGTTCGACTTGTTGAATTAGCACAAAAAACTCAACAAATTCTTTGTAGAGTTTCCACACCCAAAGTTGATTTACCCAGATAGGCCCAGCGACCTTGGGCTAAATCACCCTGAATTTCGTAATCAAGACAGTACACATTGCCCTCTCCCCAGCCAACAACCAACCAATCACCCACACGCAAGCCAACACCCTGATATTCAACTCCCATTGACCACAAAATTTGATAAGTATCGCTCGACTTAGTAATATTCAGGGTGCCTTCATAATTGCCAAGTTTGGCAATACTTCCCCTGACTTGGTAAGAACCTTCCAATTGGTTGGGTGTGCCGCCGACAGCTTTTTCGGTGTCGATCGCACCGTTGTTGGCAGGGGTAATCCACCTGCAATCTAGAGTACCGTCGCCATTAATTTTATAAAGCGAAACGCCGTAGGTGTTATCCAAGCTAGAAGCCGCAAAAAGATGACCGGACTCAAAAAACGCCAACCCTGAGTAATCACCCAACGTAGTCAACCAGGATAGGGTGTAAATCTTACCCATAGGATGGATTTGCACTGTACCGGAATAAGGTCTTTCATCGGTGCTTCTAGCCGCTGTAATAGTCCAAGTACCTTGAGGCCCGATTTTGGCTTTGGGGTTGTTTAGCGTGATGTTCATCTTCTAGCTTTGACGATCGCTCTACTTCTAACTTACCCATCTGTTGCAAAATCCAATCAACCGCCCTTGCCAAGTCTGTCGCCACATAATCCGGTTTGGTGTGGTGCTGGTACTTGCCCCCCAAGACGCTTTCCCCAAATCCCGTTTGCACCAAAATCCCGCAGCAGCCAGCATTGTGAGCCATATCCACGTCGGTTGCTTTGTCGCCGACGACGAAACTCTGGCTTAAATCTAGGTCATGTTCCCAAGCAGCTGCCACCAGCATACCGGTATTCGGTTTGCGCCAGCTACTCCACCGGGTAAATTCTCGATTCGTTCCGCCTTCAGGCGGACTGAGATAGGGGCAGTAATAGAGGGCATCTAATTTTGCCCCAGCTTCAGTTGCTAACAGCTGGCAAAGGCGGCGGTGCAATGCTTCTACATGGTCGATCGGGTAATAGCCCCGTGCTGGGCCAGACTGGTTAGAAACCAGACAGCAAAATATTTGTCGATCGTTTAAGCGACGCACGGCTTCAGCCACACCCGGTATGAGATGCAGGTCTTCTACGTTGTGAATGTAACCTGCCTCGATATTGAGGACGCCATCTCGATCTAGAAATACGGCTGGTTTAGCAGATTTTAGATTTGGGATTTGGGATTTGGGATTCAAGATTTTCTCGGTGTTTGGTTTTGGACTTTAGACGATCGGGCGATCGCTAATCTCAATCTAAAATCTAAAATTGCTCAGCCAGCGCACAATTTGTCAACAAATGTTGAGGTTGGTGTAGATTTCACCCACCCCAAACTTTTTGTAGAACTTCTTTTGGCGAGATATCTGCCATTTTGCCTGTGGGGGATTTGATGCCGAGAACGCGATCGCTCTGGGGCAGCAATTTTTTCGGGTCTGTGGGGCCAAACAAGGCAATGGTATAAGTTTGAACTGCAACAGCCAAGTGCATCGGTGTACTATCGGTACAAAGTATCAAATTGGCACCGGCGATCGTTGCGGCCAATTTGCCGATATCCCCCGGTGCGGTTACCTTGAGATGAGAGGAAGATTGCAACAGCTGGCTGACAAACTGGATATCTTCCGATCCTTGAACTAGCACGATCGGCATATCCGGTTGACGTTGCTGGCATTCTTGAATAATCTGCTGCCAGTTTCTGACTGGGTAGATATTGTCAATACCCTTGTCTTGTGACATTTGGCTGGCACCTGGGTCGATGAGGATGTAACCGCTTTCGTTGATTCCCAAACGTTTTTGTTCGGCTTCTGCCCACTGAATGTCTTGTTTTGGTAAGTTGATCGTTAAGTCGGGACAAGGCGTGCTAATACCCAATCCTTGCAGCAGGTCGTGGTACATCCAAGCAGCGTACTGCTCGGTTTTGAGGGGAACGGAGTCGGTGAGAAAAGTTGTGCCGACGGCGCTGTAGCCAACTCGCTTGGGAATTCCCGTCATCCAAAGCAATAGACTTACTTGCCAACTTTTTTCCAAGCAAAGGGCTACATCGTACTCGCGATCGCGAATCGTACCCAGTATGTTGCCCCAATCTGCTAAACTGTTGCGATCTTTGAAGTCGTAGGGAATCGTTTCGCTAACTGACCTGCATACCCGGTACGCGCCCCTAGACCGAGGTTCCACAACCACGTCAATGTCGGCTTCCGGATAGTTACGCTTCAGGTCGTCCAGGGTCGGAAAAAACAGAATCT is part of the Aerosakkonema funiforme FACHB-1375 genome and harbors:
- a CDS encoding CRR6 family NdhI maturation factor; this translates as MTIAIAVNSDYLNNLDLSPAERVIEKLLQEGAIASSEQQLHFEIDYTREETDPRELSEIPEVRLWFVRLDARYPWLPFLLDWKAGELARYAAMLVPHQFSRKDGIQYNPEALEIFVMAKLFVLTDWMKNRGVESRSRLKSMAQMFGYELDDGLFDLLN
- a CDS encoding Fur family transcriptional regulator; this translates as MENEVIRRESEQGSTQIATKPIRSLEDALEKCQAMGMRLSRQRRFILELLWQAQEHLSAREIYNRLNLLGKNIGHTSVYQNLEALSAQGIIECVERSDGRLYGNISDSHSHVNCMDTNQILDVYVELPEELLKQIEQQTGVKITDYSINFYGYRIGEAKSNQQ
- a CDS encoding glycosyltransferase family 9 protein, which produces MRVVALVPGGIGDQILFFPTLDDLKRNYPEADIDVVVEPRSRGAYRVCRSVSETIPYDFKDRNSLADWGNILGTIRDREYDVALCLEKSWQVSLLLWMTGIPKRVGYSAVGTTFLTDSVPLKTEQYAAWMYHDLLQGLGISTPCPDLTINLPKQDIQWAEAEQKRLGINESGYILIDPGASQMSQDKGIDNIYPVRNWQQIIQECQQRQPDMPIVLVQGSEDIQFVSQLLQSSSHLKVTAPGDIGKLAATIAGANLILCTDSTPMHLAVAVQTYTIALFGPTDPKKLLPQSDRVLGIKSPTGKMADISPKEVLQKVWGG